Proteins encoded in a region of the Myxococcales bacterium genome:
- a CDS encoding hemerythrin domain-containing protein, with amino-acid sequence MTDRWLKGDGDAVLRTLVGEHRRIEALLDTLERMGEAIERGEDLPRPHLCELTALLKAYADAHHHRKEEEILFRAMVAAGLSDEEGPVAFMLEQHDEGRDLVSRLGDLAEGPPWSAGERAQVARLARDFAILLRAHIRDEDDVVYPLAVARLRPAAWADVTRACAQADAEATEVVTNLTRRADALVQLYATATRPAIA; translated from the coding sequence ATGACCGATAGATGGCTGAAGGGCGACGGGGACGCAGTGCTGCGGACGCTCGTCGGAGAGCACCGGCGCATCGAGGCGCTCCTCGACACGCTCGAACGGATGGGCGAGGCGATCGAGCGGGGGGAGGACCTCCCCCGGCCCCACCTCTGCGAGCTGACGGCGCTCCTGAAGGCGTACGCGGACGCGCACCACCACAGGAAGGAGGAGGAGATCCTCTTCCGCGCGATGGTGGCCGCGGGCCTCAGCGACGAGGAGGGTCCGGTCGCGTTCATGCTCGAGCAGCACGACGAGGGGCGGGATCTGGTCTCCCGCCTGGGCGACCTCGCCGAGGGCCCCCCATGGTCCGCGGGCGAGCGGGCCCAGGTCGCGCGCCTCGCGAGGGACTTCGCGATCCTCCTTCGGGCCCACATCCGAGACGAAGACGACGTGGTCTACCCGCTCGCCGTCGCTCGCCTGCGTCCGGCCGCGTGGGCCGACGTGACCCGCGCATGCGCGCAGGCCGACGCCGAGGCCACAGAGGTCGTCACGAACCTCACGCGACGCGCGGACGCGCTCGTGCAGCTCTACGCTACCGCGACACGCCCCGCCATCGCCTAG
- a CDS encoding benzoyl-CoA reductase subunit D, whose product MSRPHLSAGVDAGSSAVKVCLVRSLAGEDVEVLATASQRIRRRNVFDVVRATFEEACATAKVAERDLCYVASTGDVDAVSFATGHFYGMTTHARGALQLIPEARAVLDLGALHARALRMDGRGKVLGHRMTSQCASGTGQFLENIARYLGVPLEDVGPLSLASTQVEEVSSVCAVLAETDVINMVARGLGAGDILRGIHLSIAGRLVRLARAAGAEGVVAVTGGLAHDTGLVAVLAGLLANERRSPKKALAPLTVRVHPLSSLAGALGAAMLGAFRFDQLERRRARASLPGGDVSPALLPLSGAS is encoded by the coding sequence GTGAGCCGCCCCCACCTCTCGGCGGGCGTGGACGCCGGGTCGAGCGCGGTCAAAGTGTGCCTCGTGCGCAGCCTCGCGGGTGAGGACGTCGAGGTCCTCGCCACCGCCTCCCAGCGCATTCGACGGCGCAACGTCTTCGACGTGGTGCGCGCGACCTTCGAGGAGGCCTGCGCGACCGCGAAGGTGGCGGAGCGAGACCTCTGCTACGTCGCGAGCACGGGTGACGTCGACGCCGTCTCGTTCGCCACTGGGCATTTTTACGGAATGACCACGCACGCGCGCGGCGCACTCCAGCTCATTCCGGAGGCACGAGCGGTCCTCGATCTTGGCGCGCTGCACGCGCGGGCGCTGCGGATGGACGGTCGCGGGAAGGTCCTCGGACACCGCATGACCAGCCAGTGCGCGAGCGGTACGGGGCAGTTCCTCGAGAACATCGCGCGGTATCTCGGAGTGCCGCTCGAGGACGTCGGACCGCTCTCGCTCGCGTCGACCCAGGTCGAGGAGGTGTCGAGCGTCTGCGCTGTGCTCGCCGAGACGGACGTCATCAACATGGTCGCGCGCGGGCTCGGCGCCGGGGACATCCTCCGCGGCATTCACCTCAGCATCGCCGGGCGCCTCGTGAGGCTCGCGCGCGCTGCCGGCGCGGAGGGGGTGGTGGCGGTGACCGGAGGCCTCGCCCACGACACGGGCCTCGTCGCGGTTCTGGCCGGGTTGCTCGCGAACGAGCGGCGCTCGCCGAAGAAGGCGCTCGCGCCGCTCACGGTGCGCGTTCACCCGCTCTCGTCGCTCGCCGGGGCGCTCGGCGCCGCCATGCTCGGGGCGTTCCGCTTTGACCAGCTCGAGCGCCGTCGGGCACGGGCGAGCCTGCCGGGAGGCGACGTGTCGCCGGCGCTCCTCCCTCTCTCCGGGGCGAGCTAG
- a CDS encoding benzoyl-CoA reductase subunit A yields MRCVLGIDLGSTTTKAVMLDESGVTLGRGITNSRSNYEVACAVARIEAHTAARFDMLDRALGQTDPARAWLSPLRDAFRLELFLDDLASLEHAIEAQLARSSRPDAAALRDAVGRVVSVVRRDASALFLAGAPRRSDFFRDLAGAAFVTEAEALARVGAVAFEPLVALYDRAIIEVETSLKPRDTRDLLGRAVVQVGTLSGDAAIAASLAQAVGSATAEPIEEVAVVGTGYGRQTLPFPREAVRSEILCHGRGAHRVFPGTRTVLDIGGQDTKAIQIDDRGVVTSFQMNDRCAAGCGRYLGYIADELGLGLHELGPLALQAKKPIKVNSTCTVFAGAELRERLSLGQRREDILAGLHRAIMLRAMSLLARSGGVKDEFTFTGGVCNNSMATKILRELVDENYGAEVTLNIQSESIYMGALGAAMFALDDLRSGTFAPPPAFVRAAQLEVTS; encoded by the coding sequence ATGAGGTGCGTATTGGGCATAGACCTCGGCTCCACGACCACCAAAGCGGTGATGCTCGACGAGTCGGGCGTCACCCTCGGCAGGGGAATCACGAATAGCCGAAGCAACTACGAGGTCGCGTGCGCTGTGGCGCGCATCGAGGCTCACACCGCCGCGCGCTTCGACATGCTCGACCGAGCGCTCGGCCAGACGGATCCGGCGCGCGCGTGGCTCTCCCCGCTGCGAGACGCCTTCCGCCTCGAGCTGTTCCTCGACGACCTGGCCTCTCTCGAGCACGCGATCGAGGCCCAGCTCGCGCGCTCGTCTCGCCCGGACGCCGCGGCGCTCCGCGACGCGGTCGGGCGCGTGGTGTCCGTGGTCCGGCGGGACGCCTCGGCCCTGTTCTTGGCCGGCGCCCCCCGCCGCAGCGACTTCTTCCGAGACCTCGCGGGCGCGGCGTTCGTCACGGAGGCCGAAGCGCTGGCGCGGGTCGGGGCGGTCGCCTTCGAGCCGCTGGTCGCGCTCTATGACCGCGCCATCATCGAGGTCGAGACCTCGCTCAAGCCGCGCGACACGCGCGACCTGCTCGGTCGCGCGGTCGTTCAGGTGGGCACGCTCTCGGGCGACGCGGCCATCGCGGCGAGCCTCGCTCAGGCCGTCGGGTCTGCGACCGCGGAGCCGATCGAGGAGGTCGCCGTGGTTGGGACCGGGTACGGGCGACAAACCCTCCCGTTCCCGAGGGAGGCGGTGCGCAGTGAGATCCTCTGCCACGGGCGCGGCGCGCACCGCGTGTTCCCTGGCACACGCACCGTCCTCGATATTGGCGGACAAGACACCAAGGCGATCCAGATCGACGACCGAGGCGTCGTGACCTCGTTCCAGATGAACGACCGGTGCGCGGCGGGTTGCGGGCGGTACCTGGGATACATCGCCGACGAGCTCGGGCTGGGCCTGCACGAGCTCGGACCTCTCGCGCTGCAGGCGAAGAAGCCCATCAAGGTCAACTCCACGTGCACGGTGTTCGCGGGCGCCGAGCTCCGCGAGAGGCTCTCACTCGGGCAGAGGCGGGAGGACATTCTGGCTGGCCTTCACCGCGCGATCATGCTGAGGGCGATGTCGCTCCTCGCCCGAAGCGGAGGGGTGAAGGACGAGTTCACGTTTACCGGCGGAGTATGCAATAACTCTATGGCAACGAAGATTCTTCGAGAGCTGGTCGACGAGAACTATGGCGCGGAGGTCACGCTCAATATCCAGAGCGAGTCGATCTACATGGGCGCGCTGGGCGCCGCGATGTTTGCGCTCGACGACCTGCGCTCCGGCACCTTCGCGCCTCCACCCGCCTTCGTTCGCGCCGCGCAGTTGGAGGTGACGTCGTGA
- the bcrB gene encoding benzoyl-CoA reductase subunit B — MNQQADTEGRKDESQLTQKRMLADHFEKLARAKAEGKKVVYTFVPGNVTELLGALDLLPVLPEINALQSGMRKRSAGYIAEAEKAGHSEDVCTYVKCDLGMLKGGNIGPTGTKLPEPDLLLLSYTGCFTFMKWFEILKQEYDCPVVMLHVPYQADGEVTKEMRDYVVAQIERDVIPALEKVAGKRLDRDELARRLHLSAQAEDDLVAVWESARHRPSPIDGYFGGVYYVGPIFSSFRGSEDAVRYYRQLRAEVERRIADGLGPATPDGEITKERYRLVVEGPPNWTSFHDFWRMFSREGAVVVASTYTRVGGLYDGGFRHDYRRPLESLADYCLGCYTNLGLPARTDLLERYIKDYNADGFVINSVKSCNSFSVGQLLMLRQLEERTGVPGGFIESDLVDPRYFGKANIENRIQSFLQVLESRRGAPDAPLPKRTEGRRALTVLQSGEPTEGGER, encoded by the coding sequence ATGAACCAGCAAGCAGACACCGAAGGTCGCAAAGACGAGAGCCAGCTCACCCAGAAGCGCATGCTCGCAGACCACTTCGAGAAGCTGGCGCGCGCCAAAGCCGAGGGGAAGAAGGTCGTCTACACCTTCGTGCCCGGCAACGTCACCGAGCTGCTCGGCGCGCTCGACCTCCTCCCGGTGCTGCCCGAGATCAACGCGCTCCAGAGCGGCATGCGGAAGCGCTCCGCGGGATACATCGCCGAGGCCGAGAAGGCGGGGCACTCCGAGGACGTGTGCACCTACGTCAAGTGCGACCTGGGCATGCTGAAGGGCGGCAACATCGGTCCCACGGGCACGAAGCTGCCGGAGCCGGACCTCTTGCTGCTCTCGTACACGGGCTGCTTCACGTTCATGAAGTGGTTCGAGATCTTGAAGCAGGAGTACGACTGCCCGGTCGTCATGCTGCACGTGCCCTATCAGGCCGACGGCGAGGTGACGAAGGAGATGCGCGACTACGTGGTCGCGCAGATCGAGCGCGACGTGATCCCGGCGCTCGAGAAGGTCGCAGGCAAGCGTCTCGACCGAGACGAGCTCGCCAGGCGGCTCCACCTCTCGGCGCAGGCGGAGGACGACCTCGTCGCGGTGTGGGAGTCCGCGCGGCATCGGCCCTCGCCGATCGACGGCTATTTCGGGGGTGTTTACTACGTAGGTCCCATCTTCTCGTCGTTCCGCGGGAGCGAAGACGCGGTGCGCTACTACCGTCAGCTGCGCGCCGAGGTGGAGCGCCGCATCGCCGATGGGCTCGGCCCCGCCACGCCCGACGGAGAGATCACGAAGGAGCGCTACCGGTTGGTGGTGGAAGGGCCTCCGAACTGGACGTCATTCCACGACTTCTGGCGGATGTTCAGCCGCGAGGGCGCGGTGGTGGTGGCGAGTACGTACACGCGCGTGGGCGGGCTCTACGACGGAGGGTTCCGACACGACTATCGGAGACCGCTCGAGAGCCTGGCCGATTACTGTCTGGGTTGCTACACGAACCTCGGGCTGCCCGCGCGGACCGATCTCCTCGAGCGCTACATCAAGGACTACAACGCCGACGGGTTCGTCATCAACAGCGTCAAGTCCTGCAACTCGTTCAGCGTGGGCCAGCTCCTGATGCTGAGGCAGCTCGAGGAGCGCACGGGGGTGCCCGGTGGGTTCATCGAGTCCGACCTCGTCGACCCTCGCTATTTCGGAAAGGCCAACATCGAGAACCGGATCCAGAGCTTCCTCCAGGTGCTCGAGTCGCGGCGGGGGGCGCCCGACGCGCCCCTGCCGAAACGCACGGAGGGGCGGCGAGCCCTCACGGTGCTGCAGTCGGGCGAGCCGACCGAAGGAGGGGAGCGATGA
- the bcrC gene encoding benzoyl-CoA reductase subunit C: MTTNEPHAERAMDVLARASELVEDRRMAGVMEWKLRNPGGLAVGHMPVYAPRPLIEAIGCLPVAVFGGGDSLDIIRGDSYFQSYICHIPRSTVELGLAGDLSALDGMLFPAICDVIRNLGGMWQMLFPETYSTYLDLPQNFDPEVGGKFYALELRRIARDLAARGAKPLEADALRAAIRAENDRRQALMELDDLRRREPWRCRASEAYAVVRAGAALEASAHAALIREFVAAALVREARPVDNVRVVLVGSFCEQPPLELIRALEKSGCDIVDDDFQLGLRMIDGPIDLDAAADPIECLVRAYLTRGRDNASRYIGDLVKGRSLISRVRAYDAEGVIFAAASFCDPALLDQPMLEAALTRAGVPHTSLKFSENTGQFQVIREQAGAFSDAVKLWGAAS; the protein is encoded by the coding sequence ATGACCACGAACGAGCCACACGCTGAGAGAGCTATGGACGTGCTCGCGCGCGCCAGCGAGCTCGTCGAGGACCGCCGAATGGCAGGGGTCATGGAGTGGAAGCTCCGGAACCCCGGAGGCCTGGCGGTGGGGCACATGCCGGTGTACGCGCCGCGCCCGTTGATCGAGGCGATTGGGTGCTTGCCGGTCGCCGTGTTCGGAGGAGGAGACTCCCTCGACATCATCCGGGGAGACTCGTACTTTCAGTCCTACATTTGCCATATCCCGCGGAGTACGGTGGAGCTCGGCCTCGCGGGAGATCTCTCCGCGCTGGACGGGATGCTGTTCCCCGCCATCTGCGACGTCATCCGCAACCTCGGCGGAATGTGGCAGATGCTTTTCCCCGAGACGTACTCCACCTACCTCGATCTGCCGCAGAACTTCGACCCGGAGGTGGGGGGTAAGTTCTACGCGCTGGAGCTCAGGCGCATCGCGCGCGATCTCGCGGCGAGAGGCGCGAAGCCTCTCGAGGCAGACGCCCTGCGTGCGGCGATTCGGGCCGAAAACGACCGCCGCCAGGCGCTGATGGAGCTCGACGACCTCCGCCGCCGGGAGCCGTGGAGATGTCGCGCGAGTGAGGCCTATGCCGTGGTGCGAGCCGGCGCCGCCCTGGAGGCGAGCGCCCACGCCGCGCTGATTCGCGAGTTCGTGGCCGCAGCGCTCGTCCGAGAGGCGCGGCCGGTGGACAACGTCCGCGTGGTGCTGGTGGGGAGCTTCTGCGAGCAGCCCCCGCTCGAGCTCATCCGCGCGCTGGAGAAGAGCGGGTGCGACATCGTCGACGACGACTTCCAGCTCGGGTTGCGCATGATCGACGGGCCCATCGACCTCGACGCCGCCGCCGACCCGATCGAGTGCTTGGTGCGCGCATACCTCACGCGAGGACGGGACAACGCCTCGCGCTATATCGGGGACCTGGTCAAGGGACGCAGTCTGATCTCGCGCGTGCGCGCCTACGACGCCGAGGGCGTCATCTTCGCCGCGGCCTCCTTCTGCGACCCCGCCTTGCTCGATCAGCCCATGCTGGAGGCCGCCCTCACGCGCGCCGGCGTCCCGCACACCAGCCTCAAGTTCTCAGAGAATACGGGACAATTTCAGGTCATTCGCGAGCAGGCCGGCGCGTTCTCCGACGCCGTCAAGCTCTGGGGGGCGGCGTCATGA
- a CDS encoding enoyl-CoA hydratase/isomerase family protein, which translates to MSAIAVERERDGAVLHIVLSAPRSNVLTMAMMGEIDAALAAHREQRELKLVVLRGEGEHFSFGASVPEHRADTAPEMLQSFHRLVRAVAGYPVPVASLVLGRCLGGAFELVLASHLVFAARSAVFACPEVKLGVVPPVLCVLGHHRLGGALSERLILTGAEIDAAQAAASGMVAAVIPTEREPREWLREWYDHHLASLSAYALREATWAARHGSGLLQSLGSPLDAAEARYLARVAPSRDGQEGIEAFIARRPPIWTGE; encoded by the coding sequence GTGAGCGCGATCGCGGTGGAGCGTGAGCGCGACGGCGCGGTCCTCCACATCGTGCTCTCGGCGCCGCGATCCAACGTGCTCACGATGGCCATGATGGGCGAGATCGACGCCGCGCTGGCAGCTCACCGCGAGCAGCGCGAGTTGAAGCTCGTCGTGCTGCGTGGCGAGGGGGAGCACTTCTCCTTTGGTGCATCGGTGCCAGAGCACCGCGCCGACACCGCACCCGAGATGCTCCAGTCGTTCCATCGCCTCGTGAGAGCCGTGGCCGGCTACCCAGTGCCCGTGGCGTCGCTCGTGCTCGGCCGCTGCCTCGGCGGGGCGTTCGAGCTCGTCCTCGCCTCGCACCTCGTGTTCGCCGCGCGGAGCGCGGTGTTCGCGTGCCCCGAGGTGAAGCTGGGGGTCGTCCCACCCGTGCTGTGTGTCCTCGGGCACCACCGGCTCGGCGGCGCGCTCTCCGAGCGGCTCATCCTCACCGGGGCCGAGATCGACGCGGCGCAGGCAGCCGCCTCGGGAATGGTCGCGGCGGTGATACCCACCGAGCGCGAGCCCCGCGAGTGGCTGAGGGAGTGGTACGATCACCACCTCGCGTCGCTCTCGGCGTACGCGCTGCGCGAGGCGACGTGGGCCGCTCGTCACGGGTCGGGCCTCCTCCAGAGCCTCGGATCGCCGCTCGACGCGGCGGAGGCGCGCTACCTCGCGCGGGTCGCCCCGAGCCGCGACGGCCAGGAGGGCATCGAGGCGTTCATCGCGCGCCGCCCACCGATATGGACCGGCGAGTGA
- the oah gene encoding 6-oxocyclohex-1-ene-1-carbonyl-CoA hydratase translates to MELKSHDLVPHGAPSHIRYEERPVLGRDGVPVAGLHQVWLTLDNEAQLNSYTTAAVKEVILGLRRASNDRRAVCVVLTAAGNRAFCTGGNTAEYASYYAGRPLEYLQYMRLFNDMVTGLLQCDKPVICRVNGMRIGGGQEIGMACDFSVAGDHARFGQAGPIHGSAPDGGATDFLHLFVGVSHAAESLSLCQPWSAHKAMRLGLLTEVAPVHRGADGAFVPNPLVVTERYVDELGRIVHGEWKTGAALDAAKAAAKACVIDLAELDAAVDRLATTLLYTFPDCTRKTLESLRKKKLEHWHQNAETSRSWLALNMMTEAAAGFAAFHYGDRAEREIDFALLRTRLAEGATFDDSLIEQVLPKSARERRATDRRGAT, encoded by the coding sequence ATGGAACTCAAGAGTCATGATCTCGTGCCGCACGGTGCGCCGAGCCACATTCGCTACGAAGAGCGGCCCGTGTTGGGCAGGGACGGCGTGCCCGTGGCGGGGCTCCATCAGGTGTGGCTTACCCTCGACAACGAAGCGCAGCTCAACTCGTACACGACGGCCGCGGTCAAAGAGGTGATCCTCGGGCTTCGCCGCGCGAGCAACGACCGGCGCGCGGTCTGCGTGGTGCTCACGGCGGCAGGCAATCGCGCCTTCTGCACGGGCGGGAACACGGCCGAGTACGCCAGCTACTACGCGGGGCGCCCGCTGGAATACCTCCAGTACATGCGCCTCTTCAACGACATGGTGACGGGCCTCCTCCAGTGCGACAAGCCCGTCATCTGCCGCGTCAACGGCATGCGGATCGGCGGAGGACAAGAGATCGGCATGGCCTGCGACTTCTCGGTCGCGGGAGACCACGCGCGCTTTGGCCAGGCCGGGCCCATTCACGGCTCTGCGCCCGACGGCGGCGCGACCGACTTCCTCCACCTCTTCGTTGGCGTCTCGCACGCGGCCGAGTCGCTGTCGCTCTGCCAGCCCTGGAGCGCCCATAAGGCGATGCGCCTCGGCCTCCTCACCGAGGTCGCGCCCGTGCACCGAGGCGCCGACGGCGCGTTCGTCCCAAACCCGCTGGTGGTGACCGAGCGCTATGTCGACGAGCTCGGGCGCATCGTGCACGGCGAGTGGAAGACGGGCGCCGCCCTCGACGCGGCCAAGGCGGCGGCGAAGGCCTGCGTGATCGACCTCGCGGAGCTCGACGCCGCGGTGGATAGGCTCGCGACCACGCTCCTCTACACGTTCCCCGACTGCACACGAAAGACGCTCGAGAGCCTGCGAAAGAAGAAGCTCGAGCACTGGCACCAGAACGCCGAGACCAGCCGCTCGTGGCTCGCGCTCAACATGATGACCGAGGCGGCCGCGGGCTTCGCGGCCTTCCACTACGGCGACCGAGCCGAGCGTGAGATCGACTTCGCGCTGCTCCGGACGCGCCTCGCCGAGGGGGCGACCTTCGACGATAGCCTGATCGAACAGGTGCTCCCTAAATCGGCACGCGAGCGCCGCGCGACCGACCGCCGCGGTGCGACGTGA
- a CDS encoding PQQ-like beta-propeller repeat protein produces the protein MSPLRGRLLGAPRAASLVSVLPVAALAALVAGAVVARVAVPRSPAADSTAASVECTEPAAAGLVAPAPGSARAPGLTGPTPPPAARVPEGSPRVQHGDAARTHRSAAVGPRSARLVFAAAVGGAVAAQVTCSPDEQTLYVATLAGALVALDRAGRERFRVDLGERSYTAPAVAGDGTVYVGSDAGKLFAVSPAGQVSFRVELGGEVDVAPLLLPSGEVFVVAGRTLAWIDRRGNVVRRLQAKRKVFTAPALAGDLVVFGAQDDHAYGVRVSTGAVVFRTPLGADVDGSPAVADDGSVYFGTDAGEIAHLAPNGGVLGRVKVGGYVRGPLSIARNGDVVVGTYGPAPRLVRVRGDAVAGAFALQGTGSREFGVHGGALEDASGTLYFGAQDDEVYGVSPEGARVLAFRTGGDVDAPLTLLRDGTLVVPSEDGRVYALAAQ, from the coding sequence GTGAGCCCACTTCGCGGGCGGCTCCTCGGGGCGCCCCGCGCCGCCTCGCTGGTCTCCGTGCTGCCGGTCGCGGCGCTGGCGGCCCTCGTCGCTGGCGCGGTCGTCGCTCGCGTGGCGGTCCCGCGATCGCCCGCGGCCGACTCGACGGCAGCAAGTGTAGAATGCACGGAACCTGCCGCCGCGGGGCTCGTCGCGCCGGCGCCTGGCTCGGCCCGAGCGCCCGGACTCACCGGTCCGACGCCGCCGCCGGCGGCGCGTGTGCCCGAGGGGAGCCCCCGCGTGCAGCACGGCGACGCCGCGCGGACCCACCGCTCCGCCGCCGTGGGCCCTCGGTCTGCGCGTCTCGTGTTCGCGGCCGCCGTGGGCGGCGCCGTCGCCGCGCAGGTGACCTGCTCACCCGACGAGCAGACCCTCTACGTCGCCACGCTCGCCGGCGCGCTCGTCGCGTTGGACCGCGCTGGCCGTGAGCGGTTTCGGGTGGACCTCGGCGAGCGCAGCTACACCGCGCCGGCCGTGGCCGGCGACGGCACGGTGTATGTGGGGAGCGACGCGGGGAAGCTCTTCGCCGTGAGCCCCGCCGGGCAGGTGAGCTTCCGGGTGGAGCTCGGCGGCGAGGTCGACGTGGCGCCGCTGCTCCTGCCCAGCGGCGAGGTCTTCGTCGTCGCGGGGCGCACGCTCGCGTGGATCGACCGTCGAGGCAACGTCGTGCGTCGGCTGCAGGCCAAGCGCAAGGTGTTCACCGCGCCCGCGCTGGCCGGCGACCTCGTGGTTTTCGGCGCCCAAGACGACCACGCCTACGGTGTGCGCGTCTCGACCGGGGCCGTGGTGTTCCGGACGCCTCTCGGCGCCGACGTGGACGGATCGCCCGCCGTCGCCGACGACGGCAGCGTGTACTTCGGCACCGACGCCGGCGAGATCGCGCATCTCGCGCCGAACGGCGGCGTGCTTGGGCGCGTCAAGGTCGGCGGGTACGTGCGCGGCCCGCTCTCGATCGCGCGGAACGGCGACGTCGTCGTGGGCACCTACGGCCCGGCGCCGAGGCTCGTGCGGGTGCGGGGCGACGCGGTCGCGGGGGCCTTCGCCCTCCAAGGCACGGGCTCACGCGAGTTCGGTGTGCACGGGGGCGCCCTCGAAGACGCGAGCGGCACGCTCTACTTCGGCGCCCAAGACGACGAGGTCTACGGCGTCTCCCCGGAGGGGGCGCGCGTCCTCGCGTTTCGCACCGGAGGTGACGTCGACGCTCCGCTCACCCTCCTTCGCGACGGCACTCTCGTGGTCCCGTCCGAGGACGGGCGAGTGTACGCGCTGGCCGCGCAGTGA
- a CDS encoding aminotransferase class I/II-fold pyridoxal phosphate-dependent enzyme, which yields MPSLVPSRASRPSDDPIFALNREANARKAKGEAIVNATVGALLDDDGALSVLPSAARAVREVPEAEWAAYAPIAGTPDFLRAVCDDLFATGGVDPSLRAAACASATPGGTGALRHALANYLEPGQKLLTTSHYWGPYQTLADENARGVDTFRMFDDAGDLDVGALDAALGAQLASQGRALLFLNDPCHNPTGFSMSMDEWASVAEVLDRHASKGPVTLLSDMAYYAYAGREPRAFMRHLAPLLGKIGLLFAWSASKSFTHYGLRVGALVACEPDADARARTEAALAYASRGTWSNCNRGGLGAVTRLLTDPTVRDSCVAERESLKAVLAARVTAFNGAARGRLRYPRYDGGFFVTVFADDAQERAARMREMGVFVVPGKGTLRVALCGVAESDVPRLVDALAQ from the coding sequence ATGCCGAGCCTCGTCCCCTCCCGCGCTTCCCGCCCCTCCGACGACCCGATCTTCGCGCTGAACCGCGAGGCCAACGCCCGCAAGGCGAAGGGCGAGGCCATCGTCAACGCGACGGTGGGCGCCCTCCTCGACGACGACGGCGCGCTCTCGGTGCTCCCCTCGGCCGCGCGGGCGGTGCGCGAAGTGCCCGAGGCCGAGTGGGCGGCGTACGCGCCGATCGCCGGCACCCCCGACTTCCTCCGCGCCGTCTGCGACGACCTCTTCGCCACCGGCGGCGTCGACCCGAGCCTCCGCGCGGCCGCGTGCGCCTCGGCCACGCCCGGCGGCACGGGCGCGCTGCGGCACGCGCTGGCGAACTACCTGGAGCCGGGGCAGAAGCTGCTCACGACCTCGCACTACTGGGGCCCCTACCAGACGCTCGCCGACGAGAACGCCCGAGGCGTCGACACGTTCCGCATGTTCGACGACGCCGGCGACCTCGATGTGGGCGCGCTCGACGCGGCGCTGGGCGCGCAGCTCGCGTCGCAGGGGCGCGCGCTCCTCTTCCTGAACGACCCGTGCCACAACCCGACCGGCTTCTCGATGTCGATGGACGAGTGGGCGAGCGTGGCCGAGGTGCTGGACCGTCACGCGTCGAAGGGCCCCGTCACGTTGCTGTCCGACATGGCCTACTACGCTTACGCCGGCCGCGAGCCCCGCGCGTTCATGCGCCACCTCGCGCCGCTGCTCGGCAAGATCGGCCTCTTGTTCGCGTGGAGCGCGTCGAAGTCGTTCACGCACTACGGCCTGCGCGTCGGCGCGCTCGTCGCATGCGAGCCGGACGCGGACGCGAGGGCGCGCACCGAGGCGGCCCTCGCCTACGCGAGCCGCGGCACGTGGTCGAACTGCAACCGCGGCGGGCTCGGCGCGGTGACCCGCCTGCTCACCGATCCGACGGTCCGCGACAGCTGCGTCGCCGAGCGAGAGTCGCTGAAGGCTGTGCTCGCCGCGCGCGTCACGGCCTTCAACGGGGCCGCGCGGGGACGGCTCCGCTACCCGCGCTACGACGGGGGCTTCTTCGTCACCGTGTTCGCCGACGACGCGCAGGAGCGGGCCGCCCGTATGCGAGAGATGGGCGTGTTCGTCGTGCCGGGCAAGGGCACGCTGCGCGTCGCCCTTTGTGGAGTCGCGGAGAGCGACGTCCCTCGCCTCGTCGATGCGCTCGCCCAGTAG